The following proteins are co-located in the Dehalococcoides mccartyi 195 genome:
- a CDS encoding response regulator transcription factor, giving the protein MKLLLIEDDANLAKVITSGLEENGYAVNWESNGKLGAEMALAYTFDVIILDIMLPELDGFAVCHKIRSNGNQTPIIMLTARYQEADKVNGLNCGADDYLVKPFSFPELLARLRALLRRANNQHSPSIKLRKLTLNTVDRRAFYDGREIELTAKEYGILEYLVLNKNCIITKNMIEEHIWESESDIFSNVIEVLISRIRKKLDNNNKNSLIKTVKGLGYIIEDK; this is encoded by the coding sequence ATGAAACTGCTGTTAATCGAAGATGATGCCAATCTGGCAAAAGTCATTACTTCCGGTCTTGAAGAAAATGGATATGCAGTCAATTGGGAGTCCAATGGCAAACTTGGAGCTGAAATGGCTTTGGCCTATACCTTTGATGTCATCATCCTGGATATAATGCTGCCTGAACTTGATGGTTTCGCTGTATGCCATAAAATCCGCTCCAATGGCAATCAAACCCCCATCATAATGCTGACCGCCAGGTATCAGGAAGCTGACAAAGTAAATGGGCTTAACTGCGGAGCGGATGATTACCTGGTGAAACCTTTCAGCTTCCCCGAACTGCTTGCCCGCCTGAGAGCCTTGCTAAGACGGGCCAATAACCAGCATTCTCCCTCTATCAAGCTCAGGAAACTTACTTTAAACACAGTGGACAGAAGAGCTTTTTACGATGGCAGGGAAATAGAGCTTACGGCTAAAGAATACGGCATTCTTGAATATTTGGTACTGAACAAGAACTGCATAATTACCAAGAATATGATTGAAGAGCATATCTGGGAATCTGAAAGTGACATTTTTTCCAATGTCATAGAAGTGTTAATCAGCCGTATCCGCAAGAAACTGGACAACAATAATAAAAATTCTCTTATAAAAACGGTAAAAGGGTTAGGGTATATTATTGAGGATAAATAG
- a CDS encoding sensor histidine kinase — protein sequence MSVKIKLTIINALVLLSVLGFFGLISYFFLSYHLFSSLNDSLAADAEKAAGEIIRSEGNSLYYAGDVFAEVVYIYDIETGLISGSERYKSVIQDSIADITAINEYMPAMRLEIPDSQLRFYVAWYDNDYKPNQLLILVGDAGYIYKTLDQYKQILFMAIPFVLIIAAALGYFLAYRCLKQVQVITHTTNNINPSDLKDRIPVKQNDELGQLSATLNSLFDRVYGFIQSQHRFTSDASHDLKAPLTVIRAESELALRKERNTEEYRQAFKNIVKQVEKMALIIDDLMALASLDAGPRPALSLKIDLGAALESSADKWQTAFETKKIKLIRDIQPGLNIYGEPEQFSRLFDNLFSNAAKYTPDGGQVMISLRDESGFMVLAIKDTGIGISKEHLPRIFDRFYRADWSAEGTGLGLSIVKSTSEIYKGRVEVESEPGKGTVFKVFLPKQSV from the coding sequence ATGAGCGTAAAGATAAAGCTGACCATTATTAATGCCCTGGTATTGCTCTCGGTACTTGGGTTTTTTGGTCTCATATCGTACTTCTTTTTGTCTTACCATTTATTCAGCAGCCTGAATGATTCTTTGGCGGCTGATGCTGAAAAAGCAGCCGGAGAAATTATCCGATCTGAGGGCAATAGCCTGTATTATGCGGGGGATGTGTTTGCGGAAGTGGTTTATATATATGATATTGAAACCGGTCTTATATCCGGGAGTGAAAGGTACAAATCTGTTATCCAGGATTCCATTGCCGACATAACCGCCATAAATGAGTATATGCCCGCCATGCGCTTGGAAATTCCGGATTCCCAGTTAAGGTTTTATGTAGCCTGGTATGATAATGATTATAAGCCCAACCAGCTCCTTATACTTGTGGGTGATGCCGGGTATATTTATAAAACTCTGGATCAGTATAAACAGATTCTCTTTATGGCCATTCCCTTTGTCCTTATTATCGCCGCTGCCTTAGGCTATTTTTTGGCTTACCGGTGTTTAAAACAGGTTCAGGTAATCACCCATACCACCAATAATATAAATCCGTCTGACCTGAAAGACCGTATTCCGGTGAAACAAAATGATGAATTAGGCCAGCTTTCGGCAACCTTAAATTCACTTTTTGACCGGGTTTACGGGTTTATTCAAAGCCAGCACCGCTTTACTTCTGATGCCTCCCATGATTTGAAAGCCCCGCTTACGGTAATTAGGGCGGAATCCGAGTTGGCGCTTCGCAAAGAGCGGAATACCGAGGAATACCGTCAGGCTTTTAAGAATATTGTAAAGCAAGTTGAGAAAATGGCGCTGATTATTGATGATTTGATGGCTCTGGCCAGTCTGGATGCCGGTCCGCGTCCGGCTCTAAGCTTGAAAATAGATTTGGGTGCTGCCCTGGAAAGCAGTGCTGATAAATGGCAGACCGCTTTTGAAACGAAAAAGATTAAGCTGATTCGGGATATCCAGCCCGGTTTAAACATATACGGAGAGCCCGAACAGTTCAGCCGTCTCTTTGATAATCTTTTTTCAAATGCTGCCAAGTATACCCCTGACGGAGGGCAGGTAATGATTTCCCTTAGAGACGAAAGCGGGTTTATGGTGCTTGCCATAAAAGATACCGGAATTGGGATAAGTAAGGAGCACCTCCCCCGTATATTTGACAGGTTTTACCGGGCTGATTGGAGTGCAGAAGGTACTGGCTTAGGTTTATCTATAGTAAAGAGTACCTCTGAGATATACAAAGGGCGGGTTGAGGTGGAAAGTGAACCGGGCAAAGGCACTGTCTTTAAGGTATTTTTGCCCAAGCAGTCGGTATAG
- a CDS encoding response regulator transcription factor encodes MRILLLDDDKCLCQTLERALGEAGHVVEYACDGASGEYFAANSEFDLLILDIGLPDKNGIEVCRKLRADGIVTSVLMLTARDSLDSKVKGLDAGADDYLCKPFACDELFARIRALQRRPPLRVLPVVETAGISFDNVSHRVCGGKTEIKLTAAEYKILEYFITNPGVLITRSMLEEHLWGAESTSVSNTIDSLIKKLRQKLGWDAKSGPIKTLRGAGYRLDR; translated from the coding sequence GTGCGGATTTTATTACTTGATGATGATAAGTGTCTCTGCCAAACCCTGGAGCGGGCTCTCGGTGAGGCCGGGCATGTGGTTGAATATGCCTGTGACGGGGCTTCGGGAGAATACTTTGCCGCAAATTCTGAATTTGACCTATTGATTCTGGATATCGGCTTGCCGGATAAAAATGGTATTGAGGTCTGCCGGAAGCTCAGGGCTGACGGCATAGTTACATCTGTGCTCATGCTTACCGCCAGAGATTCGCTTGATTCAAAGGTAAAGGGTTTGGATGCCGGTGCGGATGACTACCTTTGCAAGCCTTTTGCCTGTGATGAACTGTTTGCCCGGATACGGGCACTTCAGCGGAGGCCGCCTCTGAGGGTATTGCCGGTTGTTGAAACAGCCGGCATTTCTTTTGACAATGTATCCCACCGGGTTTGCGGCGGGAAAACCGAGATAAAGCTTACAGCGGCAGAATATAAAATACTGGAATATTTTATTACCAATCCCGGTGTTCTTATCACCCGGTCCATGCTGGAGGAGCATCTTTGGGGGGCGGAAAGCACATCTGTCTCCAATACTATTGATTCCCTGATAAAAAAGTTGCGCCAAAAGCTGGGCTGGGATGCAAAAAGCGGCCCTATTAAGACCTTGCGCGGGGCGGGATACAGGCTGGATAGATGA
- a CDS encoding iron chaperone: protein MQNTPDKSIDKYIQGFPENVQVILRELRQVISEEAPQAVETISYGIPTFKLKGNLVHFGAFKNHISFFPSSSGITAFEKELSAYEISKGTVRFPLDKPLPFPLIRKIVAFRVNENLANKK from the coding sequence ATGCAAAATACACCTGACAAAAGTATAGATAAATATATCCAGGGGTTCCCTGAGAATGTTCAGGTTATTCTCAGGGAGTTAAGGCAGGTTATCAGTGAGGAGGCACCTCAGGCCGTTGAGACTATCAGCTACGGCATACCTACATTTAAGCTAAAAGGCAATCTGGTGCATTTCGGTGCTTTCAAAAACCACATAAGCTTTTTCCCCTCATCATCAGGCATCACCGCTTTTGAAAAAGAGCTGTCAGCTTACGAGATATCCAAAGGCACAGTCAGGTTTCCGCTGGATAAACCGCTGCCATTTCCGCTCATCAGAAAAATTGTGGCTTTCAGAGTAAACGAAAACTTAGCGAATAAAAAATAA
- a CDS encoding Smr/MutS family protein: MTKLVLDLHDIYNKSGQIEAELHRVINQAVEKKISPVEIIPGKGSGQLKKHVLRFLAQPDIKKLYHRLEKDDKNFGRVFVHFKF; this comes from the coding sequence ATGACAAAACTGGTCCTGGATTTACACGATATTTACAATAAAAGCGGTCAGATTGAGGCTGAACTGCACAGGGTAATCAACCAGGCGGTTGAAAAGAAAATCAGCCCGGTGGAGATTATCCCCGGCAAGGGCTCAGGTCAGCTCAAGAAACATGTTCTCAGGTTTCTGGCCCAGCCCGATATTAAAAAACTCTACCACCGGCTGGAAAAAGACGATAAAAACTTCGGGCGGGTGTTTGTCCATTTCAAGTTTTAG
- the purU gene encoding formyltetrahydrofolate deformylase → MPSAILKIHCTDKKGIISSISSFICRNNGNIITLDEFVDHPSNTFFMRLEWDISAFALSREQMEAEIALMGQEYCYADNWQIFYSDRKPRLAVFVSKYDHCLWDIMLRYKAGELKCDIPLIISNHPNLKPVADLFGIDYKVVKVTPDNKLEAENEQTCLINEYSIDFMILARYMQVLSPEFVARFENRIINIHHSFLPAFEGARPYHQAIERGVKLVGATAHFVNNNLDKGPIICQSTMPISHEDSVEDLMVKGRDIEKLVLSQAMKVFLDHHIFVHNNRTIIL, encoded by the coding sequence ATGCCCAGCGCTATACTTAAAATTCACTGCACAGATAAAAAAGGCATTATTTCCAGTATTTCCAGCTTTATCTGCCGCAATAACGGCAATATTATTACCCTGGACGAATTTGTAGACCACCCGTCCAATACTTTTTTTATGCGCCTGGAATGGGATATTTCTGCTTTTGCACTTAGCCGTGAACAGATGGAAGCCGAGATTGCACTAATGGGGCAGGAATACTGCTACGCAGACAACTGGCAGATATTCTACTCTGACCGCAAACCCCGGCTGGCAGTATTTGTATCTAAATATGACCACTGTCTGTGGGATATAATGCTGAGGTATAAAGCCGGAGAACTTAAGTGTGATATTCCCCTGATTATCAGCAACCACCCTAATTTAAAACCGGTAGCCGACTTATTCGGCATTGATTACAAAGTAGTCAAAGTCACCCCGGATAACAAGCTTGAAGCCGAAAATGAGCAGACCTGTCTGATCAATGAGTACAGTATAGACTTCATGATACTGGCCAGATATATGCAGGTGCTTTCACCCGAATTTGTAGCCCGCTTTGAAAACAGGATAATAAATATCCACCATTCGTTCCTGCCGGCTTTTGAGGGGGCGCGCCCCTACCACCAGGCGATTGAACGCGGGGTAAAACTGGTGGGTGCTACCGCCCATTTTGTAAATAACAATCTGGACAAAGGCCCTATAATCTGCCAGTCCACCATGCCCATAAGCCATGAGGATAGCGTAGAAGACCTTATGGTAAAGGGCAGAGATATTGAAAAACTGGTGCTTTCACAGGCAATGAAGGTATTTTTAGACCACCACATCTTCGTGCACAACAACCGCACTATTATCCTCTAG